From the genome of Deferribacterota bacterium, one region includes:
- a CDS encoding biotin/lipoyl-containing protein, with the protein MITKRKYYAEAEGSEYKVEIVERKNGYFEVKINNELHIVDFVQISESIYSIIIDNKSYAVDITEHNDRFEVLTNGDFYEIEILDEIKKMLKDKKAIKAEGKQILTAPMSGSIGKILVDSGDEVKEGQAILILVAMKMENEIKAAKDGVVKEIYINVGDSVTSDQKLALIE; encoded by the coding sequence ATGATTACAAAAAGGAAGTATTATGCTGAGGCAGAGGGTTCTGAATATAAAGTAGAAATAGTAGAAAGAAAGAACGGCTATTTTGAAGTAAAAATAAATAACGAACTACATATAGTTGATTTTGTGCAAATATCTGAGAGTATTTATTCAATAATAATTGATAACAAATCCTATGCAGTTGATATTACTGAACATAACGATAGATTTGAGGTACTAACAAATGGTGATTTCTATGAGATAGAGATCTTAGATGAGATTAAAAAAATGTTAAAGGACAAAAAAGCTATAAAAGCAGAGGGCAAGCAGATTCTTACTGCACCAATGTCAGGAAGTATAGGTAAAATTTTGGTAGATTCTGGTGATGAGGTAAAAGAAGGCCAAGCTATATTAATTTTAGTAGCCATGAAGATGGAGAATGAGATAAAGGCAGCAAAAGACGGTGTAGTTAAAGAGATATATATAAATGTTGGTGATTCTGTCACGTCTGATCAAAAATTAGCCCTAATTGAATAA
- a CDS encoding EAL domain-containing protein translates to MSFFEKKKLKQFLTESNLLKVNVISSVIIITFLVISLGSFFIYSQYSNYKKSLKYNRDNIIKDRKDDIRNRVEQLVSVIDTYYQNNQRFLHRVLKEHVFMAEDVATDLYEWYKNQLNNEELKGLIVNTLGEIRFAVGNSYIYINDLDGVSILQPAFPEFEGVNLLSLNKDHFFKSIVEKDIKFLKSNEQGFVIYKKYVGFVKKIPIFNWYIGSFVDMDIIEGTLKKDILEMLRQRVADDRYMLTLFEVNNLEGGKNFAKILIRQSNPKEEGKFISDNATDIRGIEYRKKYLKSIREKGSSFISFELPDKNVKRKDILAYLYYYPRFNWLISINVSMDDIEKMYKSVITNVKKDLFVQLLITILLFVLFASVAFVISLFFSKLIWRIFQNYRNQIEDKTKSLISAQNELRRRLYYNLDTNLPSFEKFREDLNYINMNNRCFAAGIIYLENYNLLKNYYGLEIGKDIFKMLADEVVAFFGKSEFNIYHYSEDTLALLATYESNIDKKYLQEVAERFVNYVNNKRYILPEHKFAIDFVVYTVFVYNTPIAMEALGFGIEEAKRNKIYSMVYDNYESTKNYFQNTIIWSRKVKEALDEYRIIPFYQPIYDRNNNIISYESLVRLIDNNGDIISPALFLDITRRSNLYSQITKRMFDESFKCFKDSGINFSVNVNIEDFYNNETFNYIKEVLNNNKEVAKRFTFEIVESENINDYDLFGKYIRSLKESYNVKFAIDDFGSGYSNFSHILSLDIDYLKVDGTLIKNLDRDKDMEILVSSIIYFAKQLNLKTIAEFVHSEEILKKTYELGFDYFQGFYLGAPKRDIF, encoded by the coding sequence ATGAGCTTTTTTGAGAAGAAAAAGTTAAAACAATTTCTAACTGAGAGTAATCTTCTTAAAGTTAATGTAATAAGTAGTGTTATAATTATTACCTTTCTGGTGATTTCATTAGGTAGTTTTTTTATATATAGTCAATATAGTAATTATAAAAAGTCTTTAAAATACAATAGAGACAATATTATTAAAGATAGAAAAGATGATATAAGAAATAGGGTTGAACAACTTGTTTCAGTAATTGACACCTATTATCAGAACAATCAAAGATTTCTTCATAGAGTTTTAAAAGAACATGTATTTATGGCTGAGGATGTCGCAACAGATCTATATGAATGGTATAAGAATCAATTAAATAATGAAGAATTAAAAGGATTAATTGTTAATACTTTAGGGGAGATTAGGTTTGCTGTTGGTAATTCATATATCTACATTAATGACTTAGATGGAGTCTCTATATTACAGCCTGCATTCCCAGAGTTTGAGGGTGTTAATTTATTATCATTAAATAAAGATCATTTTTTTAAGAGTATTGTAGAAAAGGATATTAAATTTTTAAAATCTAATGAACAAGGTTTTGTTATCTATAAGAAATATGTAGGATTTGTAAAAAAGATTCCAATCTTTAACTGGTATATTGGTAGTTTTGTAGATATGGATATAATTGAAGGTACTTTAAAAAAAGATATTTTAGAGATGTTAAGACAAAGAGTGGCTGATGATAGATATATGCTTACCCTTTTTGAGGTCAATAATTTAGAGGGTGGCAAGAATTTTGCAAAAATATTGATACGTCAATCAAACCCAAAAGAAGAGGGCAAATTTATTTCAGATAACGCTACTGATATTAGGGGTATTGAGTACAGAAAAAAATATTTAAAAAGTATAAGAGAAAAAGGTAGCTCCTTTATAAGTTTTGAATTACCAGATAAAAATGTTAAGAGAAAAGATATACTTGCATACCTATATTATTATCCAAGGTTTAACTGGTTAATTTCGATTAATGTCTCTATGGATGATATTGAAAAAATGTATAAAAGCGTAATAACTAATGTTAAGAAGGATCTATTTGTTCAGTTATTAATCACTATTTTGCTTTTTGTCCTTTTTGCTAGTGTAGCTTTTGTTATATCATTATTCTTTTCGAAGCTTATTTGGCGTATTTTTCAAAATTATAGGAATCAGATTGAAGATAAGACAAAATCTCTTATATCAGCCCAAAATGAATTAAGGAGAAGATTATATTATAATTTAGATACTAATCTGCCAAGCTTTGAGAAATTTAGGGAGGATCTTAATTATATCAATATGAATAATAGATGTTTTGCAGCGGGTATTATATATCTAGAGAACTATAATCTACTAAAAAATTATTATGGACTAGAGATAGGTAAGGATATATTCAAGATGCTTGCAGATGAAGTTGTGGCTTTCTTTGGGAAGAGTGAGTTCAATATATATCATTACAGTGAAGATACATTAGCACTTTTGGCAACTTACGAGAGCAATATTGATAAGAAATATCTTCAAGAAGTAGCCGAAAGATTTGTTAATTATGTAAATAATAAAAGGTATATTCTGCCAGAACATAAATTTGCTATAGATTTTGTTGTATATACAGTTTTTGTGTATAATACCCCAATTGCCATGGAGGCTTTAGGTTTTGGAATAGAAGAGGCAAAAAGAAATAAAATTTATTCAATGGTTTATGATAACTATGAATCTACAAAAAATTATTTTCAAAATACAATTATATGGTCTAGAAAGGTAAAAGAGGCTCTAGATGAATATAGGATTATCCCATTCTATCAACCAATCTATGATAGAAATAATAATATAATAAGTTATGAATCATTGGTTAGATTAATTGACAATAATGGTGATATCATTAGTCCTGCTCTATTTTTGGACATTACAAGGAGAAGTAACCTATATTCGCAGATTACAAAACGCATGTTTGATGAGTCCTTTAAATGTTTTAAGGATAGCGGTATTAATTTTTCTGTAAATGTAAATATTGAGGATTTTTATAATAATGAAACTTTTAATTATATAAAAGAAGTTTTAAATAATAATAAAGAAGTGGCAAAGCGCTTTACTTTTGAGATTGTTGAGAGTGAAAATATTAATGATTATGATCTGTTTGGTAAATACATTAGATCTTTAAAGGAAAGCTACAATGTTAAATTTGCTATTGATGATTTTGGTTCTGGTTATTCTAACTTCTCCCATATTCTTAGCCTTGATATAGATTATCTTAAGGTTGACGGAACACTTATCAAAAATTTAGATAGGGATAAAGATATGGAGATACTTGTAAGCTCAATAATATATTTTGCAAAACAATTAAATCTTAAAACAATTGCTGAATTTGTTCATAGCGAAGAAATCTTAAAGAAAACATATGAACTAGGTTTTGATTATTTTCAAGGATTTTATTTGGGAGCACCTAAGAGAGATATTTTTTAA
- a CDS encoding acetyl-CoA carboxylase biotin carboxylase subunit: protein MAKIDKVLVANRGEIAIRIFRTCRKMGIRTIAIYTHADRKAPHVRYADEAYLISDNKDDHTYLKKDKIIDIAKKTNAAIHPGYGFYAENADFAQSVEDAGLIFIGPHPKHINDMGSKTAARHIMNSAGVPIIPGTKNPIRDINEAKKVAVDIGLPIMLKAVYGGGGKGMRIIKDIKDFEPSFRLATSEAQSSFGNGDLYIEKYIEEPHHVEVQVLGDKHGNYVHLFERECSIQRRHQKLIEETPSPFIDDNTRKEMFEVAVKAIKTIGYISAGTLEFIVGKDKKFYFLEMNTRLQVEHPITEIVTGVDIVREMILIAEDKQISYKQDEIKRDGHAIECRICAEDPTNNFMPSPGLIKVYHAPEGPNVRVESGVYDGYEIPLFYDPLMAKVCAHDKTRYGAIINMRRILSEFILLGIKSNIPFHQSVLKNNTFIKGIYDTGFIDNQFNVEEMQRRKEEDPSVAIIAASIKQLLSEKKAAAESLTEKEGVYENNWKRIGRLMNIQRLF, encoded by the coding sequence ATGGCTAAAATAGATAAGGTATTAGTGGCAAATAGAGGAGAGATTGCCATTAGAATTTTTAGAACCTGTAGAAAAATGGGCATAAGAACAATTGCTATCTACACACATGCTGACAGAAAAGCTCCGCATGTAAGATATGCAGATGAAGCATATTTAATAAGCGATAATAAAGATGACCATACTTATCTAAAAAAGGATAAAATCATAGATATTGCCAAAAAAACAAATGCTGCTATACACCCTGGCTATGGCTTTTATGCAGAAAATGCAGATTTTGCACAAAGTGTGGAAGATGCTGGTTTAATATTTATTGGCCCTCATCCTAAACATATTAATGATATGGGCTCTAAAACTGCAGCAAGGCATATTATGAACTCTGCAGGTGTCCCAATAATACCAGGGACTAAAAATCCTATAAGGGATATAAATGAAGCTAAAAAAGTTGCTGTGGATATAGGGTTGCCCATTATGTTAAAGGCAGTTTATGGTGGTGGCGGCAAAGGCATGAGAATAATAAAAGATATTAAGGATTTTGAACCTTCCTTCAGGCTTGCCACATCAGAGGCTCAATCCTCTTTTGGGAATGGTGATCTGTATATTGAAAAATATATAGAAGAACCCCACCACGTAGAGGTCCAAGTTCTTGGTGATAAACATGGAAACTATGTTCACTTATTTGAAAGGGAGTGTTCAATACAGAGAAGGCATCAAAAACTTATTGAGGAGACCCCATCCCCTTTTATTGACGATAACACAAGAAAAGAGATGTTTGAGGTTGCCGTTAAAGCAATAAAAACAATTGGTTATATTAGTGCAGGTACATTAGAGTTTATTGTGGGAAAAGATAAAAAATTTTACTTTCTTGAGATGAATACTAGACTGCAAGTTGAACACCCTATAACAGAAATAGTTACAGGTGTTGATATTGTTAGAGAGATGATCCTAATCGCTGAAGATAAGCAAATATCATATAAACAAGATGAGATAAAAAGGGATGGCCATGCTATAGAGTGTAGAATATGCGCTGAAGACCCAACTAATAATTTTATGCCCTCACCAGGATTAATAAAGGTATACCATGCTCCTGAGGGGCCAAATGTTCGTGTTGAATCTGGTGTTTACGACGGTTATGAAATACCTCTTTTCTATGACCCATTAATGGCAAAGGTATGTGCACATGATAAAACTAGATATGGTGCAATTATCAATATGAGGAGAATATTATCTGAGTTCATATTGCTTGGGATAAAAAGCAATATACCCTTTCATCAAAGTGTGCTAAAAAATAATACATTTATAAAAGGTATATATGATACTGGATTTATCGACAATCAGTTCAATGTTGAGGAGATGCAGAGAAGGAAGGAGGAGGACCCTTCTGTGGCAATAATTGCTGCAAGCATAAAACAACTTCTTTCCGAAAAGAAAGCAGCAGCTGAAAGCTTGACAGAAAAAGAAGGAGTTTACGAAAACAATTGGAAAAGGATAGGCAGATTAATGAATATTCAACGATTATTTTGA